Proteins encoded within one genomic window of Gambusia affinis linkage group LG23, SWU_Gaff_1.0, whole genome shotgun sequence:
- the pax4 gene encoding paired box protein Pax-4 isoform X2: MYGTSIGLQTQGGGSVNQLGGNFLNGRPLPESKRMRMIELASEGVRPSEISRILRVSNGCVSKILCRYRRTGLVKPKSIGGSRPRLLTPGVISTIIQCKRETPTIFAWEIRKRLARICKAAKIPSVSSINRILREIRPDHGIKCMEVNAPFRAEHDHYSVAAEVNKQVMNSDDQKPEGARHKNRTSFTPEQSRALEQGNHPVHHPVTFCRVYAQEDTRSSLSNQNFPRASTLICIQERNCQLKLNFLRTPLRYGFQTDELNGGGKPNTEFQTCSCKKTAFF, translated from the exons ATGTACGGAACAAGCATTGGTCTGCAAACCCAAG GTGGTGGAAGTGTCAACCAATTAGGAGGAAACTTTCTCAACGGCAGACCTCTACCAGAGTCCAAGAGAATGAGGATGATTGAGCTGGCCTCCGAGGGAGTCCGCCCAAGTGAAATATCCAGAATTCTCCGG GTATCCAACGGGTGCGTCAGCAAGATACTGTGCCGTTACAGGCGCACAGGGCTGGTGAAGCCCAAATCCATAGGAGGCAGCCGCCCTCGGCTTCTCACCCCCGGCGTCATCTCCACAATCATCCAGTGCAAGAGGGAAACGCCAACTATTTTTGCTTGGGAAATACGAAAACGACTTGCAAGAATTTGTAAAGCCGCAAAAATTCCTAGT GTGTCATCCATAAATAGGATTCTGCGAGAAATCCGCCCGGATCATGGAATAAAGTGCATGGAGGTCAATGCTCCCTTCAGAGCTGAGCACG ATCATTACTCTGTGGCTGCAGAAGTAAACAAGCAAGTGATGAACTCTGATGACCAGAAACCTGAAGGTGCCCGGCACAAGAACCGCACCTCTTTCACCCCGGAGCAGAGCAGAGCACTCGAGCAAGGTAATCATCCAGTTCATCATCCTGTGACATTCTGCCGTGTTTACGCTCAGGAAGATACACGCTCATCTCTCTCGAACCAGAATTTTCCCAGAGCCAGTACGCTGATCTGTATACAAGAGAGAAACTGTCAGCTGAAATTAAACTTCCTGAGGACACCATTAAG GTATGGTTTTCAAACAGACGAGCTAAATGGAGGAGGGAAACCAAACACAGAG tttcagacctgcagctgcaaAAAGACTGCCTTCTTTTAA
- the pax4 gene encoding paired box protein Pax-4 isoform X1, protein MYGTSIGLQTQGGGSVNQLGGNFLNGRPLPESKRMRMIELASEGVRPSEISRILRVSNGCVSKILCRYRRTGLVKPKSIGGSRPRLLTPGVISTIIQCKRETPTIFAWEIRKRLARICKAAKIPSVSSINRILREIRPDHGIKCMEVNAPFRAEHDHYSVAAEVNKQVMNSDDQKPEGARHKNRTSFTPEQSRALEQGNHPVHHPVTFCRVYAQEDTRSSLSNQNFPRASTLICIQERNCQLKLNFLRTPLRYGFQTDELNGGGKPNTEVEQRFQTCSCKKTAFF, encoded by the exons ATGTACGGAACAAGCATTGGTCTGCAAACCCAAG GTGGTGGAAGTGTCAACCAATTAGGAGGAAACTTTCTCAACGGCAGACCTCTACCAGAGTCCAAGAGAATGAGGATGATTGAGCTGGCCTCCGAGGGAGTCCGCCCAAGTGAAATATCCAGAATTCTCCGG GTATCCAACGGGTGCGTCAGCAAGATACTGTGCCGTTACAGGCGCACAGGGCTGGTGAAGCCCAAATCCATAGGAGGCAGCCGCCCTCGGCTTCTCACCCCCGGCGTCATCTCCACAATCATCCAGTGCAAGAGGGAAACGCCAACTATTTTTGCTTGGGAAATACGAAAACGACTTGCAAGAATTTGTAAAGCCGCAAAAATTCCTAGT GTGTCATCCATAAATAGGATTCTGCGAGAAATCCGCCCGGATCATGGAATAAAGTGCATGGAGGTCAATGCTCCCTTCAGAGCTGAGCACG ATCATTACTCTGTGGCTGCAGAAGTAAACAAGCAAGTGATGAACTCTGATGACCAGAAACCTGAAGGTGCCCGGCACAAGAACCGCACCTCTTTCACCCCGGAGCAGAGCAGAGCACTCGAGCAAGGTAATCATCCAGTTCATCATCCTGTGACATTCTGCCGTGTTTACGCTCAGGAAGATACACGCTCATCTCTCTCGAACCAGAATTTTCCCAGAGCCAGTACGCTGATCTGTATACAAGAGAGAAACTGTCAGCTGAAATTAAACTTCCTGAGGACACCATTAAG GTATGGTTTTCAAACAGACGAGCTAAATGGAGGAGGGAAACCAAACACAGAGGTAGAACAAAGA tttcagacctgcagctgcaaAAAGACTGCCTTCTTTTAA